The Phyllostomus discolor isolate MPI-MPIP mPhyDis1 chromosome 4, mPhyDis1.pri.v3, whole genome shotgun sequence genome window below encodes:
- the SMPD2 gene encoding sphingomyelin phosphodiesterase 2 has translation MKPSFSLRLRVFNLNCWGIPYLSKHRADRMKRLGDFLNAESFDLALLEEVWSEQDFQDLRQKLSPTYPAAHYFRSGIIGSGLCVFSKHPIQEFTQHVYSLNGYPYMIHHGDWFSGKAVGLLVLHLSGLVLNAYVTHLHAEYNRQKDIYLAHRVAQAWELAHFIHHTSKKADVILLCGDLNLHPKDLGYRLLKEWTGLHDAYLETQDFKGSEEGCTMVPQNCYVNQQELEPFRCGIRIDYVLYKAVSGFYISCKTLKTTTGHDPHSGFPLSDHEALMATLCVKHRPPQQNPSSTNGPTERSPLISVLREAWTELDLAVAQARWWATFAGYVIGLGLLLLALLCALVAGGEVREVAILLWTPSVGLVLGAGAVYLFHIQEVKGLCRARAELYHVLGRAREAQDLGPESQPALLLGHQEGNRAEDQ, from the exons ATGAAGCCCAGCTTCTCCCTGCGACTGAGGGTCTTTAACCTCAACTGCTG GGGCATTCCCTACCTGAGCAAGCACCGAGCAGACCGCATGAAGCGCCTGGGAGACTTTCTGAACGCGGAGAGCTTCGACCTAGCTCTACTGGAGGAG gtgTGGAGTGAGCAGGACTTCCAGGACCTGCGACAGAAGCTGTCGCCCACCTACCCAGCTGCACACTACTTTAGGAG TGGCATCATTGGCAGTGGCCTCTGTGTCTTCTCCAAACACCCAATCCAGGAATTCACCCAGCATGTCTACAGTCTCAATGGCTACCCCTACATG aTCCATCATGGTGACTGGTTCAGTGGGAAGGCTGTGGGACTGCTGGTACTCCATCTAAGCGGACTGGTGCTCAATGCCTATGTGACCCAT CTTCACGCAGAGTACAATCGACAGAAGGACATCTACCTAGCACATCGTGTCGCCCAAGCTTGGGAACTGGCCCATTTCATCCA CCATACATCCAAGAAGGCCGATGTCATTCTATTGTGTGGGGACCTCAACTTGCACCCAAAGGACCTGGGCTACCGCCTGCTGAAGGAGTGGACAGGGCTGCATGATGCCTACCTGGAGACCCAGGACTTCAAG GGCTCTGAAGAAGGCTGTACAATGGTACCTCAGAACTGCTACGTCAACCAGCAGGAGCTGGAGCCATTTCGCTGTGGCATCCGCATCGACTATGTGCTTTATAAG GCTGTTTCTGGATTCTACATCTCCTGTAAGACTCTCAAAACTActacaggccatgaccctcacAGTGGTTTCCCACTCTCCGATCATGAGGCCCTGATGGCTACTCTATGTGTGAAACACAGGCCACCCCAGCAAAACCCCAGCTCTACCAATG GACCAACAGAGAGGTCACCATTGATCAGTGTGCTAAGGGAGGCCTGGACAGAGCTGGATCTGGCTGTGGCTCAAGCTCGTTGGTGGGCCACCTTCGCTGGCTACGTGATTGGGCTAGGGCTGCTTCTCCTCGCATTGCTCTGTGCCCTGGTTGCTGGAGGAGAGGTCAGGGAAGTTGCCATACTGCTTTGGACTCCCAGTGTAGGACTCGTGCTGGGGGCAGGTGCAGTCTATCTCTTCCACATACAGGAGGTCAAGGGCTTATGTAGGGCTCGGGCTGAGCTCTACCATGTGCTGGGAAGGGCAAGGGAAGCCCAAGACTTGGGTCCGGAGTCTCAGCCAGCCTTGTTGTTGGGGCATCAGGAGGGGAACAGGGCTGAAGACCAATAA
- the MICAL1 gene encoding F-actin-monooxygenase MICAL1 isoform X1, with protein sequence MASPTSTNPAHAHFESFLQAQLCQNVLSSFQGLCQALGLKSGGGLSQYHKIKAELNYWSAKALWAKLDKRAGQPVYQQGQACARTKCLVVGAGPCGLRAAVELALLGARVVLVEKRTKFSRHNVLHLWPFTIHDLRALGAKKFFGRFCTGTLDHISIRQLQLLLLKVALLLGVEIHWGVTFTGLQPPPKKGSGWRAQLQPSPPAQLANYEFDVLISAAGGKFIPEGFTVREMRGKLAIGITVNFVNKRTAEETQVPEISGVARIYNQSFFLSLLKATGIDLENIVYYKDDTHYFVMTAKKQCLLRLGVLRQDWPDTDRLLGSANVVPEALQHFAREAADFATHGKLGKLEFAKDAHGQPDVSAFDFTSMMRADSSARVQEKHGARLLLGLVGDCLVEPFWPLGTGVARGFLAAFDAAWMVKRWAEGAKPLEVLAERESLYQLLSQTSPENMHRNVAQYGLDPATRYPNLNLQAVSPNQVRDLYDVMAKEPVWRGDKTDSGKPDTGSAGTQEELLRWCQEQTAGYPGVHVTNLSSSWTDGLALCALVNRLRPGLLEPSELQGMGALEATGWALKMAEHELGITPVLSTQAMVAGSDPLGLIAYLSHFHSAYKSMPHNPGLASQGSPATPSAVLFLGKLQRTLQRTRAQENREDAGGKKLRLEVEAEAPRTEEPLVPESGVPLTPPSHHQEDGSEELCALCGEHLYILERVCADGRFYHRSCFCCRICEATLWPGGYGQHPGDGHFYCLQHLPQPDHKEDDKDRGPESQDLHTPGEMNMPSSPLTPTAPLEGASPIPVPKPARQLIRLSSPERQRLSSLNLTPDSETEPPPKPPRSCSALARQALEASFVGWGVPTQSSPVLMAMEKEEERGSSSSSEEEEEEEEDVALDSDMEQALLTWAKKSGTMDKYPTWKRTLLRHAREAEMKRFCKAQAIQRRLNEIEAALRELEAEGMKLELALRNQSSSPEQQKALWLEQLLHLVQKKNSLVAEEAELNITVQELSLQEKQLQLDQELRSYMNRSETQKTVADQQAEDQILRELVNVVNQRDALIRFQEERRLSELASGPGA encoded by the exons ATGGCCTCACCCACCTCCACCAATCCAGCACATGCCCACTTTGAGAGCTTCCTGCAGGCCCAGTTGTGTCAGAATGTGCTGAGCAGCTTCCAGGGACTATGCCAAGCCCTAGGGCTCAAGTCTGGTGGAGGGCTGTCTCAGTACCACAAGATCAAGGCCGAGCTCAACTACTGGAGCGCCAAGGCACTGTGGGCCAAGCTGGACAAGCGAGCAGGCCAGCCTGTCTAccagcagggccaggcctgcGCCCGTACAAAG TGCCTGGTGGTGGGCGCTGGACCCTGTGGTCTGCGGGCTGCTGTGGAGCTGGCACTGCTGGGGGCCCGCGTGGTACTGGTGGAAAAGCGCACCAAGTTCTCTCGCCATAATGTGCTCCACCTCTGGCCCTTCACCATCCATGACCTTCGGGCACTCGGTGCCAAGAAGTTCTTTGGGCGCTTCTGCACAGGCACCCTGGACCACATCA GCATCCGACAGCTTCAGCTGCTTTTGTTGAAGGTGGCACTACTGCTAGGGGTGGAAATTCACTGGGGTGTCACTTTCACTGGCCTCCAACCCCCTCCCAAAAAGG GGAGTGGCTGGCGTGCCCAGCTCCAGCCCAGTCCTCCTGCCCAGCTGGCCAACTATGAGTTTGATGTCCTCATCTCTGCTGCTGGAGGTAAATTCATCCCTGAAG GCTTCACAGTGCGAGAGATGCGAGGCAAACTGGCTATCGGCATCACGGTCAACTTTGTGAACAAGCGCACCGCAGAAGAGACACAGGTGCCCGAGATCAGCGGCGTGGCCAGGATCTACAACCAGAGCTTCTTCCTGAGCCTGCTCAAAGCCACAG gcatTGATCTGGAAAACATTGTGTACTACAAGGACGACACACACTACTTCGTGATGACAGCCAAAAAGCAGTGCCTGCTGCGTCTGGGGGTGCTGCGTCAG GACTGGCCAGACACAGACCGGCTGCTGGGCAGTGCCAATGTGGTGCCCGAGGCTCTGCAGCACTTTGCCCGGGAAGCTGCTGACTTCGCCACCCATGGAAAGCTTGGGAAGCTGGAGTTTGCTAAAGACGCCCACGGGCAGCCTGACGTCTCTGCTTTTGACTTCACAAGCATGATGCGGGCAGATAGCTCTGCTCGTGTGCAAGAGAAGCATGGCGCCCGCCTGCTGCTGGGGCTTGTGGGAGACTGCCTGGTGGAG CCCTTCTGGCCCCTGGGCACTGGAGTGGCCCGGGGCTTCCTGGCAGCCTTTGATGCCGCCTGGATGGTGAAGCGGTGGGCAGAGGGCGCCAAGCCCCTAGAAGTGTTGGCAGAGCG GGAGAGCCTGTACCAGCTCCTGTCACAAACATCCCCGGAAAACATGCACCGCAACGTGGCCCAGTACGGGCTGGACCCCGCCACCCGCTACCCTAACCTGAACCTCCAGGCTGTGTCTCCTAATCAG GTGCGAGACCTGTATGACGTGATGGCCAAGGAGCCCGTGTGGAGGGGTGACAAGACTGACTCAGGAAAGCCTGACACTG GGTCAGCGGGCACACAGGAGGAGCTGCTACGCTGGTGCCAGGAGCAGACTGCTGGGTACCCTGGTGTCCACGTCACCAACCTTTCTTCCTCCTGGACCGACGGGCTGGCTCTGTGTGCCCTGGTGAACCGGCTGCGGCCTGGCCTACT GGAACCCTCGGAGCTGCAGGGGATGGGAGCTCTGGAAGCAACTGGCTGGGCGCTGAAGATGGCAGAGCATGAGTTGGGCATCACTCCCGTATTGTCCACACAGGCAATGGTGGCAGGAAGTGACCCACTGGGCCTCATTGCCTACCTCAGCCACTTTCACAGTGCCTATAAGAGCatgccccacaacccag GCCTTGCCAGCCAAGGCTCTCCAGCGACCCCCAGTGCTGTACTGTTCCTTGGCAAACTGCAGAGGACCCTGCAACGGACCCGGGCCCAG GAAAATCGGGAGGATGCAGGTGGCAAGAAGCTACGCCTGGag GTAGAGGCTGAGGCCCCACGTACGGAGGAGCCACTAGTCCCAGAGTCTGGTGTTCCCCTGACACCCCCATCACACCACCAGGAG GATGGTAGCGAGGAGCTGTGTGCACTTTGTGGGGAACACCTCTACATCCTGGAACGCGTGTGTGCCGATGGCCGTTTCTACCACCGGAGCTGCTTCTGCTGCCGTATCTGTGAGGCCACATTGTGGCCAGGTGGCTACGGACAGCATCCAGGAGATG GGCATTTCTACTGCCTCCAGCACCTGCCCCAGCCAGACCACAAAGAGGACGACAAGGACAGAGGCCCTGAGAGTCAG GACCTCCACACGCCAGGTGAGATGAACATGCCATCCAGCCCCTTGACTCCCACAGCCCCCCTGGAGGGGGCCAGTCCCATCCCAGTCCCCAAGCCTGCCCGTCAGTTGATCCGCTTGTCCAGCCCAGAACGCCAGCGGTTGTCCTCCCTTAACCTGACCCCTGACTCGGAAACGGAGCCTCCACCCAAGCCCCCCCGCAGTTGCTCTGCCTTGGCCCGCCAGGCCCTGGAGGCCAGCTTTGTGGGATGGGGAGTGCCAACCCAGAGCTCT CCAGTTCTTATGGccatggagaaagaagaagagagaggaagttCCTCCTCcagtgaagaggaagaagaggaagaagaagatgtGGCTTTGGACTCAGACATGGAACAG GCTCTGCTGACCTGGGCCAAGAAATCAGGCACCATGGACAAGTACCCAACATGGAAGCGGACACTGCTGCGTCATGCCAGGGAGGCGGAGATGAAGAGATTCTGCAAGGCCCAG GCCATCCAGCGGCGGCTAAATGAGATTGAGGCTGCTCTGAGGGAGCTGGAGGCCGAGGGAATGAAGCTGGAGCTGGCCTTGAGGAACCAGAGCA GTTCTCCGGAACAGCAAAAGGCACTATGGCTGGAACAGCTGCTACACCTTGTTCAGAAGAAAAACAGCTTAGTGGCTGAGGAGGCTGAGCTCAATATCAC GGTACAGGAACTGAGCCTGCAGGAGAAACAGTTGCAGCTGGACCAGGAGCTCCGCAGCTACATGAACAGAAGCG AAACCCAAAAGACCGTTGCTGATCAGCAGGCTGAGGACCAGATCCTGAGGGAGCTGGTGAATGTGGTGAACCAGCGAGATGCCCTCATCCGCTTCCAAGAGGAACGCAGGCTCAGCGAGCTGGCATCAGGGCCAGGGGCCTAG
- the MICAL1 gene encoding F-actin-monooxygenase MICAL1 isoform X2, which yields MASPTSTNPAHAHFESFLQAQLCQNVLSSFQGLCQALGLKSGGGLSQYHKIKAELNYWSAKALWAKLDKRAGQPVYQQGQACARTKCLVVGAGPCGLRAAVELALLGARVVLVEKRTKFSRHNVLHLWPFTIHDLRALGAKKFFGRFCTGTLDHISIRQLQLLLLKVALLLGVEIHWGVTFTGLQPPPKKGSGWRAQLQPSPPAQLANYEFDVLISAAGGKFIPEGFTVREMRGKLAIGITVNFVNKRTAEETQVPEISGVARIYNQSFFLSLLKATGIDLENIVYYKDDTHYFVMTAKKQCLLRLGVLRQDWPDTDRLLGSANVVPEALQHFAREAADFATHGKLGKLEFAKDAHGQPDVSAFDFTSMMRADSSARVQEKHGARLLLGLVGDCLVEPFWPLGTGVARGFLAAFDAAWMVKRWAEGAKPLEVLAERESLYQLLSQTSPENMHRNVAQYGLDPATRYPNLNLQAVSPNQVRDLYDVMAKEPVWRGDKTDSGKPDTGSAGTQEELLRWCQEQTAGYPGVHVTNLSSSWTDGLALCALVNRLRPGLLEPSELQGMGALEATGWALKMAEHELGITPVLSTQAMVAGSDPLGLIAYLSHFHSAYKSMPHNPGLASQGSPATPSAVLFLGKLQRTLQRTRAQENREDAGGKKLRLEVEAEAPRTEEPLVPESGVPLTPPSHHQEDGSEELCALCGEHLYILERVCADGRFYHRSCFCCRICEATLWPGGYGQHPGDGHFYCLQHLPQPDHKEDDKDRGPESQDLHTPGEMNMPSSPLTPTAPLEGASPIPVPKPARQLIRLSSPERQRLSSLNLTPDSETEPPPKPPRSCSALARQALEASFVGWGVPTQSSEVLMAMEKEEERGSSSSSEEEEEEEEDVALDSDMEQALLTWAKKSGTMDKYPTWKRTLLRHAREAEMKRFCKAQAIQRRLNEIEAALRELEAEGMKLELALRNQSSSPEQQKALWLEQLLHLVQKKNSLVAEEAELNITVQELSLQEKQLQLDQELRSYMNRSETQKTVADQQAEDQILRELVNVVNQRDALIRFQEERRLSELASGPGA from the exons ATGGCCTCACCCACCTCCACCAATCCAGCACATGCCCACTTTGAGAGCTTCCTGCAGGCCCAGTTGTGTCAGAATGTGCTGAGCAGCTTCCAGGGACTATGCCAAGCCCTAGGGCTCAAGTCTGGTGGAGGGCTGTCTCAGTACCACAAGATCAAGGCCGAGCTCAACTACTGGAGCGCCAAGGCACTGTGGGCCAAGCTGGACAAGCGAGCAGGCCAGCCTGTCTAccagcagggccaggcctgcGCCCGTACAAAG TGCCTGGTGGTGGGCGCTGGACCCTGTGGTCTGCGGGCTGCTGTGGAGCTGGCACTGCTGGGGGCCCGCGTGGTACTGGTGGAAAAGCGCACCAAGTTCTCTCGCCATAATGTGCTCCACCTCTGGCCCTTCACCATCCATGACCTTCGGGCACTCGGTGCCAAGAAGTTCTTTGGGCGCTTCTGCACAGGCACCCTGGACCACATCA GCATCCGACAGCTTCAGCTGCTTTTGTTGAAGGTGGCACTACTGCTAGGGGTGGAAATTCACTGGGGTGTCACTTTCACTGGCCTCCAACCCCCTCCCAAAAAGG GGAGTGGCTGGCGTGCCCAGCTCCAGCCCAGTCCTCCTGCCCAGCTGGCCAACTATGAGTTTGATGTCCTCATCTCTGCTGCTGGAGGTAAATTCATCCCTGAAG GCTTCACAGTGCGAGAGATGCGAGGCAAACTGGCTATCGGCATCACGGTCAACTTTGTGAACAAGCGCACCGCAGAAGAGACACAGGTGCCCGAGATCAGCGGCGTGGCCAGGATCTACAACCAGAGCTTCTTCCTGAGCCTGCTCAAAGCCACAG gcatTGATCTGGAAAACATTGTGTACTACAAGGACGACACACACTACTTCGTGATGACAGCCAAAAAGCAGTGCCTGCTGCGTCTGGGGGTGCTGCGTCAG GACTGGCCAGACACAGACCGGCTGCTGGGCAGTGCCAATGTGGTGCCCGAGGCTCTGCAGCACTTTGCCCGGGAAGCTGCTGACTTCGCCACCCATGGAAAGCTTGGGAAGCTGGAGTTTGCTAAAGACGCCCACGGGCAGCCTGACGTCTCTGCTTTTGACTTCACAAGCATGATGCGGGCAGATAGCTCTGCTCGTGTGCAAGAGAAGCATGGCGCCCGCCTGCTGCTGGGGCTTGTGGGAGACTGCCTGGTGGAG CCCTTCTGGCCCCTGGGCACTGGAGTGGCCCGGGGCTTCCTGGCAGCCTTTGATGCCGCCTGGATGGTGAAGCGGTGGGCAGAGGGCGCCAAGCCCCTAGAAGTGTTGGCAGAGCG GGAGAGCCTGTACCAGCTCCTGTCACAAACATCCCCGGAAAACATGCACCGCAACGTGGCCCAGTACGGGCTGGACCCCGCCACCCGCTACCCTAACCTGAACCTCCAGGCTGTGTCTCCTAATCAG GTGCGAGACCTGTATGACGTGATGGCCAAGGAGCCCGTGTGGAGGGGTGACAAGACTGACTCAGGAAAGCCTGACACTG GGTCAGCGGGCACACAGGAGGAGCTGCTACGCTGGTGCCAGGAGCAGACTGCTGGGTACCCTGGTGTCCACGTCACCAACCTTTCTTCCTCCTGGACCGACGGGCTGGCTCTGTGTGCCCTGGTGAACCGGCTGCGGCCTGGCCTACT GGAACCCTCGGAGCTGCAGGGGATGGGAGCTCTGGAAGCAACTGGCTGGGCGCTGAAGATGGCAGAGCATGAGTTGGGCATCACTCCCGTATTGTCCACACAGGCAATGGTGGCAGGAAGTGACCCACTGGGCCTCATTGCCTACCTCAGCCACTTTCACAGTGCCTATAAGAGCatgccccacaacccag GCCTTGCCAGCCAAGGCTCTCCAGCGACCCCCAGTGCTGTACTGTTCCTTGGCAAACTGCAGAGGACCCTGCAACGGACCCGGGCCCAG GAAAATCGGGAGGATGCAGGTGGCAAGAAGCTACGCCTGGag GTAGAGGCTGAGGCCCCACGTACGGAGGAGCCACTAGTCCCAGAGTCTGGTGTTCCCCTGACACCCCCATCACACCACCAGGAG GATGGTAGCGAGGAGCTGTGTGCACTTTGTGGGGAACACCTCTACATCCTGGAACGCGTGTGTGCCGATGGCCGTTTCTACCACCGGAGCTGCTTCTGCTGCCGTATCTGTGAGGCCACATTGTGGCCAGGTGGCTACGGACAGCATCCAGGAGATG GGCATTTCTACTGCCTCCAGCACCTGCCCCAGCCAGACCACAAAGAGGACGACAAGGACAGAGGCCCTGAGAGTCAG GACCTCCACACGCCAGGTGAGATGAACATGCCATCCAGCCCCTTGACTCCCACAGCCCCCCTGGAGGGGGCCAGTCCCATCCCAGTCCCCAAGCCTGCCCGTCAGTTGATCCGCTTGTCCAGCCCAGAACGCCAGCGGTTGTCCTCCCTTAACCTGACCCCTGACTCGGAAACGGAGCCTCCACCCAAGCCCCCCCGCAGTTGCTCTGCCTTGGCCCGCCAGGCCCTGGAGGCCAGCTTTGTGGGATGGGGAGTGCCAACCCAGAGCTCTGAAG TTCTTATGGccatggagaaagaagaagagagaggaagttCCTCCTCcagtgaagaggaagaagaggaagaagaagatgtGGCTTTGGACTCAGACATGGAACAG GCTCTGCTGACCTGGGCCAAGAAATCAGGCACCATGGACAAGTACCCAACATGGAAGCGGACACTGCTGCGTCATGCCAGGGAGGCGGAGATGAAGAGATTCTGCAAGGCCCAG GCCATCCAGCGGCGGCTAAATGAGATTGAGGCTGCTCTGAGGGAGCTGGAGGCCGAGGGAATGAAGCTGGAGCTGGCCTTGAGGAACCAGAGCA GTTCTCCGGAACAGCAAAAGGCACTATGGCTGGAACAGCTGCTACACCTTGTTCAGAAGAAAAACAGCTTAGTGGCTGAGGAGGCTGAGCTCAATATCAC GGTACAGGAACTGAGCCTGCAGGAGAAACAGTTGCAGCTGGACCAGGAGCTCCGCAGCTACATGAACAGAAGCG AAACCCAAAAGACCGTTGCTGATCAGCAGGCTGAGGACCAGATCCTGAGGGAGCTGGTGAATGTGGTGAACCAGCGAGATGCCCTCATCCGCTTCCAAGAGGAACGCAGGCTCAGCGAGCTGGCATCAGGGCCAGGGGCCTAG